The following are encoded together in the Xanthomonas vesicatoria ATCC 35937 genome:
- a CDS encoding DUF2066 domain-containing protein, which translates to MEPSMRRSLAFFLALVVAMPVVPAFAQADLRTEGDVAKAQSAYDAEVPVNSQGESDRPGALARALGAVLGKVSGDRSVMSRPGVPQALRNAPNYVEHYDYRQDQGTSRTGAPTFRTTLVARFRQSDVDGLIAALGLPVWPLPRPKPVLWLAIDDGSGPRLVGVAQANAARSVLDRAIERGYRLGLPGGAAAEQALAGAIWRKDTAAVSRASAKYSPPMQLIGKLYRNAAGWTADWVFVDNGNALSSWTSSDGDARRAMAAGADGAADALVKRYAKRVDSGVPGVYRAVITGIHSADDYLRVAAALQGVSVVRSIRPVSANGDRMEVDLELLTGISGLNRMLGDNSPLVSVSVPTEGPIILDNEHAEYRLK; encoded by the coding sequence ATGGAACCGTCGATGCGCCGCAGTCTCGCTTTCTTTCTCGCCCTCGTGGTCGCCATGCCTGTGGTTCCGGCCTTTGCGCAGGCCGATCTGCGCACCGAAGGCGACGTCGCCAAGGCGCAAAGCGCCTACGATGCCGAAGTGCCGGTCAACAGCCAGGGCGAATCCGATCGCCCCGGTGCCTTGGCACGCGCGCTGGGCGCGGTGCTGGGCAAGGTCTCCGGCGATCGCTCGGTGATGAGCCGTCCCGGCGTGCCGCAGGCGCTGCGCAATGCGCCCAATTACGTCGAACACTACGACTACCGGCAGGATCAGGGGACATCGCGCACCGGGGCGCCGACCTTCCGCACCACCCTGGTCGCGCGTTTTCGCCAGTCCGATGTGGATGGCCTGATCGCCGCGCTCGGCCTGCCGGTGTGGCCGCTGCCGCGCCCCAAGCCGGTGTTGTGGCTGGCCATCGATGACGGCAGCGGCCCGCGCCTGGTAGGTGTTGCTCAGGCCAATGCTGCACGTAGCGTGCTGGACCGTGCGATCGAGCGCGGCTACCGGCTTGGCCTGCCGGGCGGTGCGGCCGCCGAGCAGGCGCTGGCCGGCGCGATCTGGCGCAAGGACACCGCGGCAGTGTCGCGCGCGTCGGCCAAGTACAGCCCGCCGATGCAGTTGATCGGCAAGCTCTACCGCAATGCAGCCGGCTGGACCGCTGACTGGGTGTTTGTGGACAACGGCAATGCGCTGTCCAGTTGGACCAGCAGCGACGGCGATGCACGCCGCGCGATGGCCGCCGGTGCCGATGGCGCCGCCGATGCCTTGGTCAAGCGCTATGCCAAGCGCGTGGATTCGGGAGTGCCGGGCGTGTACCGCGCCGTGATCACCGGCATTCACAGCGCCGATGATTACCTGCGGGTTGCCGCTGCGCTGCAGGGCGTGTCGGTGGTACGCAGCATCCGCCCGGTCAGCGCCAACGGCGACCGCATGGAAGTGGATCTGGAACTGCTCACGGGCATTTCCGGGCTCAACCGTATGCTCGGCGACAACAGTCCGCTAGTCTCGGTTTCGGTACCGACCGAGGGCCCGATCATTCTCGACAACGAGCACGCCGAGTACCGCCTGAAATGA